The Triticum aestivum cultivar Chinese Spring chromosome 3A, IWGSC CS RefSeq v2.1, whole genome shotgun sequence genome includes a region encoding these proteins:
- the LOC123062822 gene encoding putative ABC transporter C family member 15 isoform X1 has product MPPSHDSQHPMEELQALDYVRAAAFAVLLVWTLAELVKRRNRHQEAAAAGYGADVVSAQQQGGAASIVAFCNASITLSHIGFSVLGVWKRQAVSPGLVFQSSSWFLATLFLLYHKHEGAAGVVVSSNWPPVLVSWWFFSFLSESLLALLHLLCLFDSATAVVDFASLPFCAVICLVVVAMRLSKANQKELEQPLLLRENVDDSSRDRFSSSGWWSRLTFRWLNPVFEKGHKVRLELEHIPSVPQSEMAEQSYALLQETLHKQKPEPIPLREAIICAVWTPLVTNAVFAGLNTVSSYMGPFLITYLVELLADKNTGKGHGHGYMLACLFFASKTVESLSQRQWYFGARRIGFQVRAALMVSIYKKSLLMKNSGPVAGKVVNFLDVDVEKVGEFFWYIHGIWLLPLQIFLALAILYRSLGAMASLSAVLVTVLVMVSNTPLANSQQNLNMKIMEAKDSRIKAMAEAMRSMRILKLHAWETAYLDKLLKLRDVEKGWLRKYLYTCSAIAFLFWASPTLVSVVTFGVCILVEIPLSAGTVLSALATFRILQDPIYNLPELVSMVTQTKVSLDRIEEFIKEDHQGKPSCHGNVNGTKDLAMAGEIVIEPGEYSWEADTSSKKTKVTLKINSKVSIGKGLKVAVCGPVGSGKSSLLYSIMGEIPRVSGAEPMVVGSRAYVPQSAWIQTGTIQDNVLFGKAMDRSLYEEVLQGCALDRDLEIWANGDMTVVGERGVNLSGGQKQRIQLARALYSDSDVYFLDDPFSAVDAHTSAHLFKECLLRLMSSKTVMYVTHQLEFLRDSDLVLVMKDGRIVQSGKYDDLIADKDGELSKQMAAHDQSLSQVNPAKAHGLAKTKQQKKQIEATEIESDGHVIGRECEEERESGRVKWDVYRKFVTSAYGGGLIPVVLLCQVFFQGLQICSNYWIAWAAEREDQVSKKKMIGIFVLLSAGSSVFILGRAVFLSTIAIETAQQLFLGMTRNIFRAPMSFFDSTPSSRILNRASTDQATVDTDIPYRLAGLIFAMIQLLSIIFIMSQIAWPIFMLFIIIIAISTWYQNYYISSARELARMVGIRKAPVLHHFSETVTGAATIRCFNQGEEFLTKSLALIDDYTRITFHNSATVEWLCIRINFLFNLVFFVMLIILVSLPRDTIDPSLAGLAATYGLNLNVLQAWVIWNLCNVENKMISVERIFQFSNIPSESPLVIENSRPRETWPWCGTIQIEALQIQYSPDMPMVLKGISCTFPGERKIGVVGRTGSGKSTLIQALFRVVEPSAGRIFIDEVDISLLGVHDLRCRLSIIPQEPTLFQGTVRTNLDPLQQHLDPEIWEVLHKCCLEEIVREDNRLLDAPVVEDGGNWSVGQRQLVCLARVLLMKKKILVLDEATASVDTATDNIIQKTIRQETDNCTVITIAHRIPTVIDSDLVLVLGEGRILEFDSPENLLRDESSAFSKLVMEFVGRSEGRHQPELMQRHQATTNLPDLT; this is encoded by the exons AAGCATGAAGGTGCTGCAGGGGTAGTAGTGTCATCCAACTGGCCTCCGGTTCTTGTTTCTTGGTGGTTCTTCAGCTTCTTATCTGAATCGCTCCTCGCCTTGCTACATTTGCTTTGCCTCTTTGATTCTGCAACTGCCGTCGTCGATTTCGCTTCTCTTCCCTTCTGCGCCGTCATCTGTCTGGTTGTAGTAGCTATGAGGCTTTCCAAAGCAAACCAGAAAGAGCTGGAACAGCCGCTGCTGCTGAGGGAGAACGTTGATGACAGCAGCAGGGACAGGTTCTCTAGCTCGGGGTGGTGGAGTCGCCTCACATTCCGATGGCTGAACCCAGTCTTCGAGAAGGGGCACAAGGTGAGGCTTGAGCTGGAACACATCCCATCTGTGCCGCAGTCCGAGATGGCAGAGCAGTCTTATGCCTTGCTTCAGGAGACACTCCACAAGCAGAAACCTGAGCCAATCCCACTGCGGGAAGCCATCATTTGTGCTGTCTGGACACCTCTGGTCACCAATGCAGTCTTTGCAG GGCTCAACACTGTTTCTTCTTACATGGGACCATTCTTGATCACCTACTTGGTGGAGCTACTCGCCGACAAGAACACTGGCAAGGGCCATGGCCATGGCTACATGCTTGCATGCCTCTTCTTTGCCTCCAAGACAGTGGAGTCACTCTCACAGCGGCAGTGGTACTTTGGCGCCCGCAGAATTGGATTCCAGGTGCGGGCAGCGCTGATGGTGTCCATCTACAAGAAGTCCCTGCTGATGAAGAACTCGGGCCCAGTTGCCGGGAAAGTTGTGAACTTCCTTGATGTTGACGTCGAGAAGGTTGGTGAGTTCTTCTGGTACATCCATGGGATTTGGTTGCTGCCCTTGCAAATTTTCTTGGCACTTGCCATCCTGTACCGCAGTCTTGGTGCAATGGCCTCGCTGTCTGCAGTCCTTGTAACAGTATTGGTGATGGTGAGCAACACACCACTGGCAAATTCACAGCAGAACCTTAATATGAAGATAATGGAGGCGAAGGACTCGCGCATCAAGGCTATGGCCGAGGCAATGAGGAGCATGAGGATCTTGAAGCTTCATGCATGGGAGACAGCCTACTTGGACAAGCTTCTGAAGCTCAGGGATGTGGAAAAGGGGTGGCTCAGGAAGTATCTCTACACGTGCTCAGCGATAGCTTTCCTGTTCTGGGCCTCACCAACGTTGGTTTCGGTCGTTACCTTCGGTGTCTGCATTCTTGTGGAGATACCATTGTCAGCTGGAACAGTCTTATCGGCCCTTGCCACATTTAGAATCCTCCAAGACCCGATCTATAACCTCCCAGAACTCGTGTCAATGGTCACACAAACCAAGGTGTCCTTGGATAGAATAGAAGAGTTCATCAAAGAAGACCACCAGGGTAAGCCAAGTTGCCATGGCAACGTAAATGGAACGAAGGACTTGGCAATGGCTGGTGAAATAGTAATTGAACCAGGAGAGTACAGTTGGGAAGCTGATACTAGCTCGAAGAAAACAAAGGTAACActcaagatcaacagcaaggtgAGCATCGGGAAGGGTCTCAAGGTTGCAGTGTGCGGGCCAGTTGGTTCAGGCAAATCAAGCCTCCTTTACAGCATCATGGGAGAGATTCCAAGGGTTAGCGGTGCAGAACCAATGGTTGTCGGATCAAGGGCATATGTCCCTCAGAGTGCGTGGATTCAAACTGGGACAATTCAGGACAATGTGCTCTTTGGGAAGGCTATGGACAGAAGCTTATACGAAGAGGTGCTACAAGGGTGTGCTTTGGATAGAGATTTGGAGATATGGGCCAATGGAGATATGACTGTAGTAGGGGAAAGGGGTGTGAACCTAAGTGGAGGCCAGAAGCAGAGGATCCAGCTTGCCAGGGCATTGTACAGCGATTCTGATGTTTACTTCTTGGATGACCCCTTCAGTGCTGTGGATGCGCACACCAGCGCACATCTCTTCAAG GAATGCTTACTGAGACTAATGTCCTCTAAGACAGTCATGTATGTTACCCATCAGCTAGAGTTCTTGCGAGACTCGGATCTCGTTCTG GTCATGAAAGATGGAAGGATTGTTCAGTCTGGGAAATATGATGATCTGATAGCTGACAAAGATGGAGAGCTCTCGAAGCAAATGGCTGCACATGATCAATCCCTTAGTCAGGTCAACCCAGCAAAAGCACATGGCTTGGCCAAAACCAAACAACAGAAGAAGCAGATAGAGGCCACAGAAATAGAATCAGATGGCCATGTCATAGGGAGGGAATGTGAAGAAGAGCGTGAATCTGGAAGAGTCAAATGGGATGTTTACCGCAAGTTTGTCACCTCTGCATACGGCGGAGGTCTCATCCCTGTGGTTCTTCTATGCCAAGTCTTTTTCCAGGGATTGCAGATATGTAGCAACTACTGGATTGCATGGGCAGCAGAGAGAGAGGATCAAGTAAGCAAGAAGAAGATGATTGGTATATTTGTGCTTTTGTCTGCAGGAAGCTCGGTATTTATATTGGGAAGAGCTGTCTTCCTATCAACAATTGCCATTGAAACTGCCCAACAGCTCTTCTTAGGCATGACCAGAAATATTTTTCGAGCACCAATGAGCTTCTTTGATTCCACTCCATCAAGTCGGATACTCAATAGG GCTTCAACAGATCAAGCCACAGTTGACACAGATATTCCCTACAGGCTAGCAGGGCTGATATTCGCAATGATTCAGCTCCTCAGCATTATTTTCATCATGTCCCAAATTGCTTGGCCTATATTCATGCTATTCATAATAATAATTGCAATCTCCACTTGGTATCAG AACTATTACATCAGTTCGGCTAGAGAGCTAGCAAGGATGGTTGGCATCAGAAAAGCTCCAGTCCTCCACCATTTTTCAGAGACTGTAACAGGAGCTGCAACTATTAGATGCTTTAATCAGGGAGAGGAGTTCTTGACAAAGAGTCTTGCGCTAATTGATGACTATACCCGCATTACTTTCCATAATTCAGCGACAGTTGAATGGCTGTGCATCCGTATCAACTTCCTCTTCAACCTTGTGTTTTTCGTGATGCTAATCATACTTGTCTCCTTGCCACGGGACACAATTGATCCAA GTCTTGCAGGGCTTGCAGCTACCTATGGCCTTAACCTTAACGTGTTACAAGCATGGGTTATATGGAATCTGTGCAATGTTGAAAATAAGATGATCTCTGTAGAGAGGATTTTCCAGTTCTCAAACATACCGAGTGAATCTCCCTTAGTGATTGAGAATTCTAGACCAAGGGAGACATGGCCATGGTGCGGAACCATTCAGATCGAGGCTCTCCAAATTCAGTACAGCCCTGACATGCCCATGGTTCTCAAGGGCATAAGCTGCACATTTCCTGGAGAAAGGAAAATTGGGGTGGTAGGGCGGACAGGGAGTGGGAAGTCTACTCTCATCCAGGCTTTGTTTCGGGTCGTTGAACCATCTGCAGGACGGATATTCATAGATGAAGTTGACATATCGCTTTTGGGGGTGCATGATTTGCGGTGTAGATTGAGTATTATACCACAAGAACCAACTCTCTTCCAAGGGACTGTCAGAACAAACCTGGATCCTCTACAACAACATCTGGACCCTGAAATATGGGAG GTTCTGCATAAGTGCTGCCTTGAGGAGATTGTCAGAGAAGACAATAGGTTGTTAGATGCACCAG TAGTTGAAGATGGCGGAAACTGGAGTGTGGGGCAAAGGCAACTTGTGTGCTTGGCCAGGGTATTGCTGATGAAAAAGAAGATACTTGTTTTAGATGAAGCTACAGCATCAGTTGATACTGCGACGGATAATATCATCCAAAAGACTATAAGGCAAGAAACGGACAATTGCACAGTTATTACAATTGCACACAGGATCCCCACCGTGATTGACAGCGACCTTGTTCTTGTACTCGGAGAAG GTAGGATACTAGAGTTTGACTCACCGGAAAATCTACTTAGGGATGAATCATCAGCTTTCTCAAAGCTGGTGATGGAATTCGTGGGAAGGTCAGAGGGCCGACATCAACCAGAGCTAATGCAGAGGCATCAAGCAACTACCAACCTGCCTGACCTCACTTAG
- the LOC123062822 gene encoding putative ABC transporter C family member 15 isoform X2, which yields MPPSHDSQHPMEELQALDYVRAAAFAVLLVWTLAELVKRRNRHQEAAAAGYGADVVSAQQQGGAASIVAFCNASITLSHIGFSVLGVWKRQAVSPGLVFQSSSWFLATLFLLYHKHEGAAGVVVSSNWPPVLVSWWFFSFLSESLLALLHLLCLFDSATAVVDFASLPFCAVICLVVVAMRLSKANQKELEQPLLLRENVDDSSRDRFSSSGWWSRLTFRWLNPVFEKGHKVRLELEHIPSVPQSEMAEQSYALLQETLHKQKPEPIPLREAIICAVWTPLVTNAVFAGLNTVSSYMGPFLITYLVELLADKNTGKGHGHGYMLACLFFASKTVESLSQRQWYFGARRIGFQVRAALMVSIYKKSLLMKNSGPVAGKVVNFLDVDVEKVGEFFWYIHGIWLLPLQIFLALAILYRSLGAMASLSAVLVTVLVMVSNTPLANSQQNLNMKIMEAKDSRIKAMAEAMRSMRILKLHAWETAYLDKLLKLRDVEKGWLRKYLYTCSAIAFLFWASPTLVSVVTFGVCILVEIPLSAGTVLSALATFRILQDPIYNLPELVSMVTQTKVSLDRIEEFIKEDHQGKPSCHGNVNGTKDLAMAGEIVIEPGEYSWEADTSSKKTKVTLKINSKVSIGKGLKVAVCGPVGSGKSSLLYSIMGEIPRVSGAEPMVVGSRAYVPQSAWIQTGTIQDNVLFGKAMDRSLYEEVLQGCALDRDLEIWANGDMTVVGERGVNLSGGQKQRIQLARALYSDSDVYFLDDPFSAVDAHTSAHLFKECLLRLMSSKTVMYVTHQLEFLRDSDLVLVMKDGRIVQSGKYDDLIADKDGELSKQMAAHDQSLSQVNPAKAHGLAKTKQQKKQIEATEIESDGHVIGRECEEERESGRVKWDVYRKFVTSAYGGGLIPVVLLCQVFFQGLQICSNYWIAWAAEREDQVSKKKMIGIFVLLSAGSSVFILGRAVFLSTIAIETAQQLFLGMTRNIFRAPMSFFDSTPSSRILNRASTDQATVDTDIPYRLAGLIFAMIQLLSIIFIMSQIAWPIFMLFIIIIAISTWYQNYYISSARELARMVGIRKAPVLHHFSETVTGAATIRCFNQGEEFLTKSLALIDDYTRITFHNSATVEWLCIRINFLFNLVFFVMLIILVSLPRDTIDPSLAGLAATYGLNLNVLQAWVIWNLCNVENKMISVERIFQFSNIPSESPLVIENSRPRETWPWCGTIQIEALQIQYSPDMPMVLKGISCTFPGERKIGVVGRTGSGKSTLIQALFRVVEPSAGRIFIDEVDISLLGVHDLRCRLSIIPQEPTLFQGTVRTNLDPLQQHLDPEIWEVLHKCCLEEIVREDNRLLDAPVEDGGNWSVGQRQLVCLARVLLMKKKILVLDEATASVDTATDNIIQKTIRQETDNCTVITIAHRIPTVIDSDLVLVLGEGRILEFDSPENLLRDESSAFSKLVMEFVGRSEGRHQPELMQRHQATTNLPDLT from the exons AAGCATGAAGGTGCTGCAGGGGTAGTAGTGTCATCCAACTGGCCTCCGGTTCTTGTTTCTTGGTGGTTCTTCAGCTTCTTATCTGAATCGCTCCTCGCCTTGCTACATTTGCTTTGCCTCTTTGATTCTGCAACTGCCGTCGTCGATTTCGCTTCTCTTCCCTTCTGCGCCGTCATCTGTCTGGTTGTAGTAGCTATGAGGCTTTCCAAAGCAAACCAGAAAGAGCTGGAACAGCCGCTGCTGCTGAGGGAGAACGTTGATGACAGCAGCAGGGACAGGTTCTCTAGCTCGGGGTGGTGGAGTCGCCTCACATTCCGATGGCTGAACCCAGTCTTCGAGAAGGGGCACAAGGTGAGGCTTGAGCTGGAACACATCCCATCTGTGCCGCAGTCCGAGATGGCAGAGCAGTCTTATGCCTTGCTTCAGGAGACACTCCACAAGCAGAAACCTGAGCCAATCCCACTGCGGGAAGCCATCATTTGTGCTGTCTGGACACCTCTGGTCACCAATGCAGTCTTTGCAG GGCTCAACACTGTTTCTTCTTACATGGGACCATTCTTGATCACCTACTTGGTGGAGCTACTCGCCGACAAGAACACTGGCAAGGGCCATGGCCATGGCTACATGCTTGCATGCCTCTTCTTTGCCTCCAAGACAGTGGAGTCACTCTCACAGCGGCAGTGGTACTTTGGCGCCCGCAGAATTGGATTCCAGGTGCGGGCAGCGCTGATGGTGTCCATCTACAAGAAGTCCCTGCTGATGAAGAACTCGGGCCCAGTTGCCGGGAAAGTTGTGAACTTCCTTGATGTTGACGTCGAGAAGGTTGGTGAGTTCTTCTGGTACATCCATGGGATTTGGTTGCTGCCCTTGCAAATTTTCTTGGCACTTGCCATCCTGTACCGCAGTCTTGGTGCAATGGCCTCGCTGTCTGCAGTCCTTGTAACAGTATTGGTGATGGTGAGCAACACACCACTGGCAAATTCACAGCAGAACCTTAATATGAAGATAATGGAGGCGAAGGACTCGCGCATCAAGGCTATGGCCGAGGCAATGAGGAGCATGAGGATCTTGAAGCTTCATGCATGGGAGACAGCCTACTTGGACAAGCTTCTGAAGCTCAGGGATGTGGAAAAGGGGTGGCTCAGGAAGTATCTCTACACGTGCTCAGCGATAGCTTTCCTGTTCTGGGCCTCACCAACGTTGGTTTCGGTCGTTACCTTCGGTGTCTGCATTCTTGTGGAGATACCATTGTCAGCTGGAACAGTCTTATCGGCCCTTGCCACATTTAGAATCCTCCAAGACCCGATCTATAACCTCCCAGAACTCGTGTCAATGGTCACACAAACCAAGGTGTCCTTGGATAGAATAGAAGAGTTCATCAAAGAAGACCACCAGGGTAAGCCAAGTTGCCATGGCAACGTAAATGGAACGAAGGACTTGGCAATGGCTGGTGAAATAGTAATTGAACCAGGAGAGTACAGTTGGGAAGCTGATACTAGCTCGAAGAAAACAAAGGTAACActcaagatcaacagcaaggtgAGCATCGGGAAGGGTCTCAAGGTTGCAGTGTGCGGGCCAGTTGGTTCAGGCAAATCAAGCCTCCTTTACAGCATCATGGGAGAGATTCCAAGGGTTAGCGGTGCAGAACCAATGGTTGTCGGATCAAGGGCATATGTCCCTCAGAGTGCGTGGATTCAAACTGGGACAATTCAGGACAATGTGCTCTTTGGGAAGGCTATGGACAGAAGCTTATACGAAGAGGTGCTACAAGGGTGTGCTTTGGATAGAGATTTGGAGATATGGGCCAATGGAGATATGACTGTAGTAGGGGAAAGGGGTGTGAACCTAAGTGGAGGCCAGAAGCAGAGGATCCAGCTTGCCAGGGCATTGTACAGCGATTCTGATGTTTACTTCTTGGATGACCCCTTCAGTGCTGTGGATGCGCACACCAGCGCACATCTCTTCAAG GAATGCTTACTGAGACTAATGTCCTCTAAGACAGTCATGTATGTTACCCATCAGCTAGAGTTCTTGCGAGACTCGGATCTCGTTCTG GTCATGAAAGATGGAAGGATTGTTCAGTCTGGGAAATATGATGATCTGATAGCTGACAAAGATGGAGAGCTCTCGAAGCAAATGGCTGCACATGATCAATCCCTTAGTCAGGTCAACCCAGCAAAAGCACATGGCTTGGCCAAAACCAAACAACAGAAGAAGCAGATAGAGGCCACAGAAATAGAATCAGATGGCCATGTCATAGGGAGGGAATGTGAAGAAGAGCGTGAATCTGGAAGAGTCAAATGGGATGTTTACCGCAAGTTTGTCACCTCTGCATACGGCGGAGGTCTCATCCCTGTGGTTCTTCTATGCCAAGTCTTTTTCCAGGGATTGCAGATATGTAGCAACTACTGGATTGCATGGGCAGCAGAGAGAGAGGATCAAGTAAGCAAGAAGAAGATGATTGGTATATTTGTGCTTTTGTCTGCAGGAAGCTCGGTATTTATATTGGGAAGAGCTGTCTTCCTATCAACAATTGCCATTGAAACTGCCCAACAGCTCTTCTTAGGCATGACCAGAAATATTTTTCGAGCACCAATGAGCTTCTTTGATTCCACTCCATCAAGTCGGATACTCAATAGG GCTTCAACAGATCAAGCCACAGTTGACACAGATATTCCCTACAGGCTAGCAGGGCTGATATTCGCAATGATTCAGCTCCTCAGCATTATTTTCATCATGTCCCAAATTGCTTGGCCTATATTCATGCTATTCATAATAATAATTGCAATCTCCACTTGGTATCAG AACTATTACATCAGTTCGGCTAGAGAGCTAGCAAGGATGGTTGGCATCAGAAAAGCTCCAGTCCTCCACCATTTTTCAGAGACTGTAACAGGAGCTGCAACTATTAGATGCTTTAATCAGGGAGAGGAGTTCTTGACAAAGAGTCTTGCGCTAATTGATGACTATACCCGCATTACTTTCCATAATTCAGCGACAGTTGAATGGCTGTGCATCCGTATCAACTTCCTCTTCAACCTTGTGTTTTTCGTGATGCTAATCATACTTGTCTCCTTGCCACGGGACACAATTGATCCAA GTCTTGCAGGGCTTGCAGCTACCTATGGCCTTAACCTTAACGTGTTACAAGCATGGGTTATATGGAATCTGTGCAATGTTGAAAATAAGATGATCTCTGTAGAGAGGATTTTCCAGTTCTCAAACATACCGAGTGAATCTCCCTTAGTGATTGAGAATTCTAGACCAAGGGAGACATGGCCATGGTGCGGAACCATTCAGATCGAGGCTCTCCAAATTCAGTACAGCCCTGACATGCCCATGGTTCTCAAGGGCATAAGCTGCACATTTCCTGGAGAAAGGAAAATTGGGGTGGTAGGGCGGACAGGGAGTGGGAAGTCTACTCTCATCCAGGCTTTGTTTCGGGTCGTTGAACCATCTGCAGGACGGATATTCATAGATGAAGTTGACATATCGCTTTTGGGGGTGCATGATTTGCGGTGTAGATTGAGTATTATACCACAAGAACCAACTCTCTTCCAAGGGACTGTCAGAACAAACCTGGATCCTCTACAACAACATCTGGACCCTGAAATATGGGAG GTTCTGCATAAGTGCTGCCTTGAGGAGATTGTCAGAGAAGACAATAGGTTGTTAGATGCACCAG TTGAAGATGGCGGAAACTGGAGTGTGGGGCAAAGGCAACTTGTGTGCTTGGCCAGGGTATTGCTGATGAAAAAGAAGATACTTGTTTTAGATGAAGCTACAGCATCAGTTGATACTGCGACGGATAATATCATCCAAAAGACTATAAGGCAAGAAACGGACAATTGCACAGTTATTACAATTGCACACAGGATCCCCACCGTGATTGACAGCGACCTTGTTCTTGTACTCGGAGAAG GTAGGATACTAGAGTTTGACTCACCGGAAAATCTACTTAGGGATGAATCATCAGCTTTCTCAAAGCTGGTGATGGAATTCGTGGGAAGGTCAGAGGGCCGACATCAACCAGAGCTAATGCAGAGGCATCAAGCAACTACCAACCTGCCTGACCTCACTTAG